The following proteins are encoded in a genomic region of Oncorhynchus keta strain PuntledgeMale-10-30-2019 chromosome 35, Oket_V2, whole genome shotgun sequence:
- the LOC127916131 gene encoding uncharacterized protein LOC127916131 isoform X1: MEGYKYPVFFEVPSLDPAQKEKLEKYFQVRRKSGGGDCGPIDNVGDNVYKIAFIDRTVQERVLQKAHVLEMPGGPLILTLRDSLEPPPTTASPVSSQESHQSLPFHPSLPVQTSPPGFLEHELHLDSYLLRYLKESPGAGRDLQQQLSSGLLCPPPSRGREGSGQRLRPSWVMWRWGWGGTMEGTGRETVQTAPGAVQMPL, translated from the exons ATGGAAGGTTACAAATACCCCGTTTTCTTCGAGGTCCCCAGTCTGGATCCAGCACAGAAAGAGAAGTTAGAAAAGTACTTTCAGGTTCGCCGTAAATCTGGTGGTGGAGACTGCGGACCGATAGACAATGTTGGTGACAACGTTTACAAGATCGCATTTATTGACCGGACAG TCCAGGAGAGGGTACTTCAGAAAGCTCATGTGTTGGAGATGCCTGGAGGACCTCTCATCCTCACTCTGAGAGACAGCCTGGAGCCTCCACCCACAACAGCCTCCCCAGTCAGCAGTCAGGAG AGTCACCAGTCCCTCccattccatccctccctccctgtccagaCATCCCCACCTGGTTTCCTAGAGCATGAACTGCATCTAGACTCCTACCTCCTGAGATACCTGAAGGAGAGCCCTGGGGCTGGAAGAGACCTGCAGCAGCAGCTGTCCTCTGGGCTGCTCTGTCCACCTCCATCCAGAGGACGGGAGGGCAGTGGTCAGAGGCTCAGGCCAAGCTGGGTCATGTGGAGATGGGGTTGGGGTGGGACCATGGAAGGTACAGGTCGAGAGACTGTTCAAACAGCTCCAGGAGCGGTACAAATGCCACTATGA
- the LOC127916131 gene encoding E3 ubiquitin-protein ligase DTX3L-like isoform X2, giving the protein MEGYKYPVFFEVPSLDPAQKEKLEKYFQVRRKSGGGDCGPIDNVGDNVYKIAFIDRTVQERVLQKAHVLEMPGGPLILTLRDSLEPPPTTASPVSSQETSPPGFLEHELHLDSYLLRYLKESPGAGRDLQQQLSSGLLCPPPSRGREGSGQRLRPSWVMWRWGWGGTMEGTGRETVQTAPGAVQMPL; this is encoded by the exons ATGGAAGGTTACAAATACCCCGTTTTCTTCGAGGTCCCCAGTCTGGATCCAGCACAGAAAGAGAAGTTAGAAAAGTACTTTCAGGTTCGCCGTAAATCTGGTGGTGGAGACTGCGGACCGATAGACAATGTTGGTGACAACGTTTACAAGATCGCATTTATTGACCGGACAG TCCAGGAGAGGGTACTTCAGAAAGCTCATGTGTTGGAGATGCCTGGAGGACCTCTCATCCTCACTCTGAGAGACAGCCTGGAGCCTCCACCCACAACAGCCTCCCCAGTCAGCAGTCAGGAG aCATCCCCACCTGGTTTCCTAGAGCATGAACTGCATCTAGACTCCTACCTCCTGAGATACCTGAAGGAGAGCCCTGGGGCTGGAAGAGACCTGCAGCAGCAGCTGTCCTCTGGGCTGCTCTGTCCACCTCCATCCAGAGGACGGGAGGGCAGTGGTCAGAGGCTCAGGCCAAGCTGGGTCATGTGGAGATGGGGTTGGGGTGGGACCATGGAAGGTACAGGTCGAGAGACTGTTCAAACAGCTCCAGGAGCGGTACAAATGCCACTATGA